Genomic window (Takifugu rubripes chromosome 1, fTakRub1.2, whole genome shotgun sequence):
AAAAGACTCCCAGTGCCACCGAGCCAGCTTCCTCCCTTAAAAGAGCATCCTCAGTCCCCAGGGGCGGCAGCACGCCGACGCCCGCCTCCTCCCGGAACGGGCCCAGCTCCATCCCAGTTAAAACCAGCAGCCCGGGGCCCCGGCAGCCTGGAGTAAGTCCGGGTCTTTGGAGCAGAACTGAGCTCAGGCTGGACCTGAAGTGTGAACCCATCCCAGATTTTCATTCATCAAATCATCCCTTCATCACCGACTCCactttgttcttcttttccttgcggtgatgtcacttcctccgCTGAAACcggtgacctttaaccttgtGTTGTCGCTCCGCAGGCTCCGAAGGCCCCGCCGGCCGGCGCCAAAGCCAGAGCTCCAGCTCAGACAGGTACGGACCCGggagtttccctctttgtgtttctgctcgTTCCATTTGCTCGTCCTCTGTCAGGAGCCGTTTGAGCTTGACCAGCTAGCGCCAAGAAACCCCCCAGTCCCAAAAACGAGAAAGGTAAAAAGAAGAGAGCCGAGCACCGATAACTAGAGCGCTCTTTACGTCCGGCTTAACCGCCGTTTGAGCCGTCTGGATCCAGACCGGATCAAACcagctttgtttgttttgtctccacCTGTGTTGTTGACCCACCCGCTGTGACCGGGCTTCATGCTTTTTACACTGCGGCGTCTCCGACCCGTTTCAGGTGAACACAGTGGACAGAGCAGCCCCGGGACCCCCAAGTCCCCCTCCAGCCAGACTCCCACTGGGAAGGCTGGGGCCGAGGTCAACAAAGTGAAGAAGGTGGCGGTTGTGCGCTCCTCGCCCAAATCCCCGGGTTCTCTGAAGAGCCCCCGGGCCCCGCTGGCCGCGGCGGCACCCATGCCGGACCTGAAGAACATCCGGTCAAAGATCGGGTCCACAGAGAACATAAAGCACCAGCCCGGAGGTGGAAAGGTACCCGACTCTGACTCCAGGCCTGGATTAGAACTTGTAGATTGGAGGTTTATATCTTCTGAATGCTAACAGTTCTCATGCTGTTAGCATggcaaaaacagagagagatttactgggtgggggggggggggttcttggtTCCCCCACTAAATTTAATAACACCTGCGTTGACGTAAATCTCCAGTCTGCGGTCTGATGTGTCGGCGCCCAGTTTAGACGTCTTTGGTCTAATTGTGACGCCGTCACGCGTCTCTTGTTTTGTGATAATTTTGGATCAAAGTGAAATAAGCGCAgccatgagggggggggggggggggggaggggggatttcTGCATGGTTTCCTTCTCCACGTGCATGTGGTGACGTGAACCTCTGACCAGGCAGTCTAATCAGGAGAAGGAAGGTGTGTCGCCTGtgccagccagcagggggcgccttGTGGGCTTTCCTCCTTGTCATTAATTAATCCTGACCTCCATCCTGTAAATATGCCCCCAGCtgctcgtccccccccccccccccacaaacatgaTAAAGTCCTTCCACTCCTGATTAGACCGTCTGCTTCTATCAAAGCGACGATCAAACTCTAAAAGTTGACATTTTCACTTTTCCAGGTACAACTCCTTGATCAGAAGGTGGATTTTAGTAATGTCCAGTCAAAGTGTGGCTCCAAGGGCAATATCAAACATGTACCCGGGGGAGGCAATGTGAGTTACTGAGGGATGAACTCAACACCCGACTCTTGAGTATCTCTGCAGTTATGATCATCCAAACCGACCTGTTGCTGAAGGAAGCTGGTCCTCTGGTCTGTGGTGAACTAGGTGGTCACCAGATGGATCCCTGCACACTCCCAGGCGTTCTTTCAAATGACTTCTTAGGTGTTTGTCCAGAGCAGAAGCTCTGATGCATTAAAGCTGGCATCTGTAAAGCTCTTAGTAGGACAACACGCGCAGGGGGAAACGTGCCGACGCTTGTGATACGTCCAACAGAAAATATTAACGTTAAATGGACTTAGATTCAGAAGATGTCAGGAGCTCTGGTGTGTTTCCATCAGTTCTTTTCTGGAAAGGACAATCTGATTAGCAACTAATCTGATTGCACCAAAGTAAAATCTGATTAGTTCAGCGATGTCTGTATGGATGGCAGCTCTAATGATACACGAGaagacctgtcctcctccctttgggctcccccctcctccgccGCCTCTCCTTGTCCTTCCTGAAGAccttttcctctcttctgtctcgCACCCTGCAGGTCCAGATCCTGGACAAGAAGGTGGACTTTTCCAACATCCAGGCTCGCTGTGGCTCTAAAGACAACTTGAAACACACGCCTGGTGGAGGCAAGGTGAGGACTCACTTTACACCCTTTTATTGAGGAATAACTGCTTTTGCCCCCTAGTGGTTGGTTGCACTACAGCTGATCAACCCTTCCCGCCCCTTTAAGACAACGGATCAGCGCACGGTTTAATGAGCCCTTTCTAAAAATGCCATTTGATTTTAGTGCTCGCAGCATCATTTGCTGTCACACAGCTGACTTCCTGTCGCTGCTGTCGGGCTTTTGGCTCCTCCAAAAACGCCTGAATCAGCCGTTttctcctgccctcctctcgctccctcGGAGCCCTGGAGTCCCTGACGTTTCTCTCCTGGTTTGCAGCTGTTGCTTCTGCAGGGTAACGGTCTTCTTTCCTCACGTATCAACTTTCCAGGTACAAATTCTTGATAAGAAGCTGGACTTGAGCAATGTGCAGTCTCGCTGTGGCTCCAAAGATAATATAAAACATGTACCCGGAGGTGGAAACGTGAGTAGCACGGGAGCCCGCTCTGTGGCGGATTCTCCTGAATGCACCTTTACGACGGAGAAGGTTGCGAGCGTGCACGCAAGCTCCCACCTGTGTGAAGCCTCCACGCTCCCGACACTGTTAACACCTCCATTAACAGTTTTATCCTTCAGCTTAAggtggagagcagagcagcgccGGGCGCTCCAGGGTCGGACTGCTGCGTAACCCAAATTTAGGCTAATTTTAGCCGCTTTGACGTCACTTTTCTAGTTTTCTCTGGTCGCTGGTCAATGCTAAAGGTCAATGAagcagtgggcgtggccattTAGGTTGCTATGTAGGTATTATGTATCGAAAGAGCTGAACAAAGACGCCTTCTGAATGAAGAGTTTAAAGGCTGGGATGATTGacaggagggggcggggtcacagACGTTCCATAAAGAAATCTAATTGGTGGCGGACGGATGGCGTCGGCGTTGCGCAATGCTCGCGCTCCACCGTAAGCTGGGTAGATCTGTTAACCCTGTGCGTCAGTTTGTGATCCGTGTTCAAAACCACCCAAACCGGCCCCTAAAACAACCTGCATGAACCCCGTGTGTGGTTTCCTGTTGTCCTCCGACTGATCTCAGGTAACAAAGTAAATCTAGAATCTGTAACCTTCCGCTGGTCGGAGTGATAAACGCGAACGGATCGAGGACTCTGAGCGGGAACAAAGGGCGTGTGTCCTCGCCTGGCGGCCCTGAGGTGACCTCAGCCCCGGCGCCACTGAGCGGCTTTGTGTGGACGGACGGTCGGCGGCGACGGGGGAGGCCGAGATGAGGTCACGGATGAGGTCACGGATGAGGGCACCCTCCGCGACGGGCGCGATGACGCTCACACCTCCCCACCTGCCTCCTTTCTGCCCTTCGGTTTCCTCCTTTAACCTCTGCCAACGTTTCCCGGGGACTAACAGACTGTGGGATCAGTTCGCCTGTCGCTGCATGAAAACCTCGCCGCAGCGTCACGCTCACCCGCTAACGCGCCCGCGCCTGTGTTCACAGGTCCAGATCGTGCACAAGAAGATCGACCTGAGCAACGTGACGTCCAAATGCGGATCCAAAGTCAACATTCACCATAAGCCAGGTTCCTGCTCTCGATTGTCTCTTTGCTGCTCTTGTTTGGCTCCCCgctcacctttgaccccggctCCTCCCCAGGCGGTGGAAACGTGGAGATCAAAAACGAGAAGGTGGAGTTCAGAGCCCAGTCCAAGGTCGGCTCTCTGGGCAACATCACCCACGTTCCCGGAGGGGGAGTGAAAAAGGTACGGCCGTGGCACCGGCGTTGACCCCTAGGTTGACCCCGACCTCTTCCTAAAGCTCTATCCGCCCCTGTTGCTCAACGGCAGCGGCCGTTTCCTGACTCTTATTTTGTAGGGGTGTTTCCTGCCAGGCAGAGTGTACATCTGTGTCCTCCTGGTGGCTTAAAAGATAAAATCCTTCCCAACATTACCCAGCAGACACGTTTCTACgtttaaatcttttaaaaaggcAGGAAATGAAGTTAGTGACCCCAGATTTGACCCcttacccacaatgcatcacACGTTAAGGCCACGTCTGCGGTAGTTTCGTGCGTtcattttgcccccccccccccacatcccgCGACCTCAGCGCTCCTCCTTCAGCGTTCATCTATGATTTGGATCTTCTGTTTGCCatcgtttatttatttattgattgatttgttttcccTCATTGTTTTGAGTTCTGTTGACGCCATCGTGTGTTTTCGTTCCATGTCGTGTTGTTTTCCCTCGTCTGTagagggagaaggggaaggaagCTGGGGGGAGCGCCTCAGAcagcccctctctcccctcccccgctctcacccccccccagtcaCCTCAGACTGTCCCCTCAGCTTCCATCACCCCCATCTTGACGAACCCCCTCATAAAGATCGAGGACTCCCGTAAGTACCCGTCCGCCCCAACGGCAGCGCGAACGCGCGTTTGTGATCTTATTCCAGGTTTGAAAATTGATTATTTATTAGAGTTCAGCACTTTCTAGGAGTTAAAGATGGAGGCTGACTCGTTTCAGCTGCTTTCATGCTTCTTTTCTTGATCAAGGACGTATGAAGGGCAAACGGGGCAACACTTCTAGTGACATTATAAAACCGACAGGCCATCTTTATTAGAACAGGAACACATTTatcaaattaaaaatgatttcaaTTACAAGAGTTACGCGGTTCCTCCAGAAGGGGGCGCTGTAATCTCCCCTAACCTGCTCCTGTGGTCCGTGCCCAGATTGAGAGCCACAAACTGACCTTCCGTGAGACGGCCAAGGCCCGCACCGACCACGGCGCCGAGATCGTCTCTTTGGAAGACTCCCCCCATCAGCTCAGCACCGTGTCGTCCTCCGGCAGCATCAACATGGCCGACTCCCCTCAGCTGTCCACGCTGGCCGACCAAGTCTCCGCCTCTCTGGCCAAGCAGGGCTTGTGAAGCCCCTCCCACCCCGGCTGCCCTGACTCCGCCTCCACCTCAACCACCTGTAGAGGAGTTGTGATGCCTTCCTGGTTATTTCACTGGACTTTTTTAGCTACATCACCGTTTACCCTTCACTAACCTTCAAAACTGTCCCAGGCATAAATTATCGAGATAAAAAAGAGGCCAACCCCATTGGTTCGCACTCCGGGGTCTCTTTATTTTTACCTTTTGTAAGTCTGAGTATAAATTCTCCCGTTAATCCGACTAATTATCGTCTTAGATTCGGTTTCCCGTCACATCAGCAACCGCcgcctttgttttctttcactgaTTTAGCTCGATATGAAAAAGAGCCGTTCTGGTGTCTGGTGTCAGGAAAACGGAAGAAAACtgcagaaagggaaaaaaaaaagtgctgtttttgtttcgCGTAGTCTCGACTTGCGCTGCACCTCCGGCCACCGTAGGGGAGGAGCCCCGATTAAAATAACCGCTAGCGTAGAAACGTTTGGATCGTGTTGGGCACAGTTTTATAATCGTACTCTGTGGATATATGACATGTATTTGATATGACGAAACATTTGTATCGtgcctgctgctgtcagtgttattctttctttctttttttttttactgctctgaagaAGAAAATTAACTTTTGGAGTTAAAATGGCCAAACTTCAGAGAGGAGGGTGATGCTGTGCTTAACCTGCTAAACAGGTTAAGGCAAGATTGACGCTTCAAGCCAGAGGCCACTGCAAAatatgctaaaatgctaacgaGCCTGGTCTCCTGACGTCATCTCAAATTAGAAGTTAAAAACATTCGCTCGACAGGAATgaagaggatggatggatgatggatggatgggccaGGATTTTGTGTTGCTGATTAACTGTGATGTGCACATTTGTTGGGAGGCGGCTGTCAGCTTGTCATTAATGGACAAAAGTTTGTGGACACCTGagtgtctcctcctcctcctcctcctcctccaaattGTCTTTCCTAAGGGTTTTCAGGTGTTAATGTAGTTTTTTAGCCTTCTAGATAGTTTCTCTTGATTCATTTCAGCACGTTTTAGCAGAGTATTAAAACTTTGAAGTCCATACTTGGTTGCGACGGACTGAGTAGTGACCAGCTGTCTGATTTAACCTTGGAATCACCATAAATTTACAATATATATCAAGTTTGAATTGTAATAGTTGTTGCAACAACAGAGAATCGCGCCTGTCCGCTTTATAGAAGTAAAAATGTAGCGCAACACAGTATGAATGCTTCAAAATCttgctttttttaattcaaaaaaataaagtcagaGGTGTCCACACACTTTTATCCATTTAGTTAAGTATTAATCTTCCTCGTTTTAACTGGCTGGAGTCGAACTGACCCATTTCCCTCAAACCAGCCTCTCTGAAAACCTCCCACCACGATGTTCACTGATCAGTGCTTCTGGTCCTGGATCACCTTGAGCAGAGGTGAAGCAGCTTGTTGCATGCAGCTCCTGATGAAGCCACACTCGTCTGCTTTGTTTCCTCCCCTCAGTTTGTGCTCTCCTGCGCTCGGTTCTAGTTCTGAGCAGGTCGCAGAtgtctggtcctgctgctgcgTGAGTGTGTAAAATAGTCTTCTCCACTTAAGAAGGATGTTCTTGCATACCTGCATGCTAAGTTCTTTTCTTCTAGTTGACCACAtctgtgtggatgtgtgggATGGACATGATGCtgggggatggagggggaggaggaggaagtcagAGGTTTCTGTGGTAACAAAACTCACCGCCACCTTTTCAGTTACTTCTGATGTTGTACAGTTGTGGAAATGTGATTGGTCTTGGTCTTGTGCATTTTATTGATAACTGGTTTATGATGATTCTTGTTGCTGTATATGtgtatttgaaaataaatgctATTGAGTCACCATGCTGAGTAGCACCTTTGCTTGGGGGTTCGTTGGGGTGCATCACTTATGTGGCGATTTCTGGGTTAGGAACAGCCTCGGCCCCTAACACATGGAGCCACTACTTCCGCCACCACCCAGCCTGAATGCCGATGCTAAAGTCTTGATGCTAGCTTTTAGCTTTATCCTGAAACATCTCTGGATAAAATCACTTTTCTCCATTAAAAATACGGTTTTAGTCGGACTGTTTGAATATcgggattttgttttttattaccCGATCATTTTGATCTTCGCGGCTAATTATTACTACATTCGATCTTTTCTAACGTTAGCAAGAAGTCCCCCAAAAAACAGGGATAATAAAAGTCAACTGTCAGCCACGCCCCCAGGGCGCCCAACCGCTTTGTTGGAAACCGCACTCCTCACTGCTGCGGACTCTACAAACCACGCCCACAAACCGCCGCGGGGGCGGAGTCATTTGTTTGTCTCGCGGAGCTGGAGCCACGAGCGGCGGAAAACATCAAGGCTACGCAGCTTCAGATcgtacattttttaaaatattttaagtGATCGTAATCATCGCTGCGGAACCCGTTTTcgatatattttaatattttcaatATTACATCGAAATGACAAGTTATATGACGTCACTGCAGCGAGGAAGCCTTCAGAAAataaattcttaaaaaaaaaagatgttacTGCGGCGGCGCGGAAACACCGCCGCGAGGCCGAAGTCACTTGTTTACGGAAGTAACCGTCACCTTCAACGACTTGACTCCGCCCACATTATGAAAAAGAACATTTCCACGCTGTCGTTGTTGCAAAACTCCCAAACTAAACTAATTATCCGCAGAACTTGACTTtctattaaatgcattttattccaTGAGACGAATCATTAAGTCCGCAATAATTtatttcttctccctctgaaTTCAGACACCGAATGAAGAATCCAGAACAAAAAACACTGATTAaacataaatgttttaatggTACTAtttacaaaaaggaaaaacaattcTGTTTTTTTGATTAGATTAACTGCTGCAACAATCAAACAGGTACATCGACATCTCGCTTAACTACAAAAGAAACAAACTGAACAGCTGTGGCATAAAAAGGTGTAAAATGAAACCATagactttatttttttgcataGCGATTAGTTTATTTGGGGGCAGATGGTGCAGTTATGATGGTggtggggagagggggagaataGTGTAGAGGTGATCAGAGTTAAACAGCAGAAAAACGTCCCTTACGTAAATAAACCTGAGCTCGAACTGACAGAGCTGCTACATCTGAGGGCAGGAGCCGAGGGGGGGGCCTGACCGGGGAACCGGCTGGGTTAGAGTTTGACTTGACCACATTTCTTGTTAAGTGGCGGCAACATAGCAGTGAAATTAAAAGGGCAGATTGTGCGATGGTGCCTGTCACCTGTTGGGTTCTCGATGAAAGGAAACCTGCTGTCGACGCCAGACGCTCTCCTGCTGCGGCAAGTTCTGTTGGACGCTTCCAACAGAACAGAACCAAACAGAACCACGGGTCGAGACTGAGCCTCTTCAAGACTGACGGTAAAGGAATGACTCACTTAtagaccaaaaaaaaagtgtcacaCTGGAAAAGACGAAGACACcaggaatgaaaaacaaacaaaaaaaagaagtgctCAGGTGATTGAGGAGGGGCCACATCTGAAATGTACCTGCTTATGAGAATCGGTGGGGTGCCgggggcttttttttattatttttaaattgttttgttatttGTAACGCCACTAAAAATGTACATGGGAATTACAAGCAAACTaaatcaaaaaggaaaaaaaaaaagaaaaagaaaacaccctTTGGCCGTATGTTGAGCAGTCCGCTACATAGTGCGCTACGAGTGTACACGCGACATATGAAACACCACTAAGCTCCCATGTACATTGTTTAGCCTACtacagaaaacatttttgtaCGGTGttgttttacacttttttttttctttttttttttttaaatttatccTTTTTTgctgtgacaaaaaaaacaaatgtgggGAAAAGGCTTCTATCTCTGTAATGTTCACtaaaaactgtgaaaaataTCAGACTGATGTTTGAATATCAAACAACAGGAACCCATTTTCATATCTTAATCTGCTTCGAGGTTCTGCTTGTTAATGCCAGACGGTGACGTTGGGAGTTGGGAGGGACCTCAGTCTGTCAGCCATTCATCGGTGAGCGGGGCCCTTGTTTTTGGGACCGATGTCTTCGTCGCACTGCGGCTCCGCGTCGTCAGAGTCAAGGCGGCCGTACACCGCCGCTCGGCAGCCTGAGATGCTTCTCATTCTGGGCCTGACGTGGTGCTCCACCTCGGGCTCAGGCTCCGGGTCCTCTGCCAGGGGGAAGCCGCGGCGCTCCCACGGCGCTACCGTCTGCAAACAGAGAAAAGTCAAACGTGGCTCCACATTCCACAAATGAAGTCCAATGTTTCCACATGTTTTGTGCACGACCGCACAAACAAGGTCGGCCCCGATAAAGCCAGCGTACCCGCTCTTCAAAGGTGAAGTCCGGCGTCGAGCACCTCGTGTCCTCGCTGGACAGCAGTCGATGGGAGTCCCTGGAGCACGGCGTGTGGGGGTTGGAGGTGGTGTCTGGGCTGGCGGGACTCATGGGCGATGGCACGTAGCTGTAGTCGTGCAGTATGGGGCAGTGACCCGGGTCTGGCGAGGCGGGCTGAGGAGTGGGAGGGTTGGTCCCGCACAGCAGCGGGGTTGTTCGACCGTCCACAGACTTGTACGACCTGAGTGGGTGTGGACACGTTAATACCAGGAGCTGCATGCTaagcgtacgtgtgtgtgtgtgtgtgtgtgtgtgcacgtgtgtgggactcacctgctgcctctcctcttaGCGGGTGCCAGAGCCATCCAGGTCCAGCGGGAACGCTCCTGGTCCTCGTACGGCTGATGGAGCTGCGTGAAGGCGGCGTCCGACAGATCCTCCACCTGATGATGACAGACATCAGTCAGAAAAGGGTGATGTCAGAGCAACATCAAAGGCGTTTCTTTACTGGAAAATTTAATTTGATTGGTTCTAAGGGTTTAACAATTTTCATGGCTAAATAATTCAATCAATACGCTAATCAACAGATTGATGAACAAAAGAAGACCGGTATGTGGGGCTGTGTTTAGTGGTGCAgagtttatttacatttaatcatttattaatgCTTCTAACTTTACGTAACATAAAATCTCACATTTTTTTGTTAAACTTTACGCAAATCTCATTTCAGTTAATTCGCTAAACTAATTCAACTGTTAATGACGACATGAAAACATGGCTGCCTGAACAGAGGAATTCTGGGCAGTTTGGCCAGCAGGTGTCGCTGTTTCCCAGAGAACGCTCACCTCccgctcatcttcctcctctgttatTGGCTGGGAGAAGACGTCCACGCCTCGCCAACTGAGAAAACACATGAGAGGCGACTTCAGGAAACCAGTAAAGGGACTGGGAAGGGCAAGAGCACAAGGAGTCGACCCGTCTGCTGTTACCTGGGTGTGAGAATCTCTTTGTactgcagcttctccacccGGGTGGTGGCGGCCACAGACATGGGGATGACAATATTGTTTATATCGAAGGAGCTCTCACCTCGCCGCCTCTTGATAGGCTGCTGTCGGGGGACAAAGAGGAGTTTATACGAAACATCGACCTGGATTTACAGACTGATTCAATGACTCGGGGCATCGGCTCGTAACCCTGCGGGTTTGAAAAATGGCTTCCGTACGGGTGTGCTTGAGATGCCCTGGCTGCCAGCACCCAGAGGCATGGCGTTCTCTGAAGACGTGGAGAGTTGGCGAGGGAGGGGACTGTGAAGTGCAGAGTGCATGTTGGTCAGTGTCGGGCAGGGGGTGCTGGAGTCCAGGAAGATTTTGGGAGAGGCTGCAGAACATGAGAGGACGGTCAGACTTTGATATGCGACAGATTTCTGCGTTACGGTCCCGCGTCTCAGGAACTCACAGTCCGTCCTCTCCAGCGAGTGCTCTCTTAACCTCTTGCGGCTGTAGCTCCTGTCGTAGGGGCCTAACGGCGTGTTCAGCGCCTGTAGGCGCTCGGCCTTACACAAACTCTGACCCTCCGAGCGAGGTGTGTGCAGAACAGAAGTGCTGCTGCTCACGCCACCGTCCAtcatcctctgcttctctgcaCGGTTCTTATAGTGACCAAGCCCTGCAGAGAACAACCAATCTTGGTGACGCAGATGCTCATATGTTTAAAAACACCTGACCTGGAGGATGGGCTGAAGCTTTCTTCACATTTGAATCCGTTTTAGTTTGGTGCTCCCAGCTTGCTGGTTGTTGGGAGcgttttcatgtgtgtgtactCACTGACTGCCATGAGCGAGTTGGCGAACTTGTGCTTCTCTTTGGATGAAGACAGTTTGTTTTTGAGTGAAAGCTTCTTCAGCGGTTTACTTCGCTCCAGCGACTTGCTCTGCCACTGACTCTTCATCACCTGCTGCAGGCGGAGGCCTACGCACACATCTGCACAACCAGAAGGCTCGACTTTAGCACGACAAGGTCAGTTCTGACGTGTCCATAGATTGAGGTCGTCGTCTCACCACGTGACAGATTTTCTAACTAGCTTCGTTTGGTTTGATTTGTGAGATTGAGCATAAACAAGGCGGCCAGCACAGAAAGAGCATAACTGTTAATAAAGTGCCTCATCAACTTCCTGTAAGGAGGCCGTCTGTGGCCCCGCCTTGTTTGTCTTCCCCTCTGAatgtaaaacaggaaatagCTGCATAAACAGACTTGTGCAGCACTGACCGTCAGGGAAGGAGAGGATGGGGTGGACGCCAAGATCCAGCTTTGACAGGCGCTCCAGGGTGGGCAGCTCGTACTGAGGGTCTTCTCTGGGTGTGGGCCGGCCACTGCACATCACACAGCTGGAGTTCACCCTGCAGGCGCACTGAACCCCACCTCTCTGGGCCTGTGGACCACAAAGCAGACGTGTCGGTTCCAAAGCTGCTCCCCAAAATGAGCCCGAGAGCCAATTCCAAGTTTTCACCAGTTCCGCTACAAGCGCAAAATTAAAAACGGGGTTCGAGTCATGTGCAACGGCGCCCACCTTCCCGTTCAGGTTGGTCACAGTGTTGGGCTGGatgagccgccgccgccgacagCTGAGGAGCGGCCGTGTGCGCGCAGCCACGCACGTGCTGTCGTGAGCCAGCGGCTGCTGGTGCTTCGTGTCTGCACTCTCCGCCATCCTACCGCACAAGAAGGGACTTAAACACCAGCAGAAGGATGTAAAACACTCTTGAAAACCAAAAAGAGGCTTAAAGCGACGCTCGCTAATCTCGTCAAATCAATTCAAAAGTTCCTTCGGTGTCTCGGGAAGTGATCTGAGACCACCGTGATCAGTACCTGCTGATGACGCCGTTCACCGGCTGCACATTTTGACCCTTCAGAAGGCCGACGTCCGTGTTGgcgaggtgggcggggcctgtgtGCTCCGCCTGTTCCGAATCAACGTCCTGCACAGACAGATAAGATGGCAGCAGCCAGCTTAGGTGACGTTTAAAGGGGAGGGGGCAAACGCAAGGTCAACCTGAGGCCAAGGTCAACAGGTGAGTGTCCACAGGATGAGCAAACATATATACGGATATGTTGAATTTGGGAGCGTTTTGTGAACCAGTTTCAAAATCAACACTTTATGCTTGATCGTAACTGCTCCCAGAGGAGTCTTTAGACCAGCCGTGAGATGGAGACAAAACTTAGCAAAAGCCGGGGGGGAACTACCAGTGCAgagaacagagaacagagaacagTTGAAACCCAGCCACTCCTGCGGCTGTTCTGGTTCAACTGGTTTGATGTTTCTATTCAAAACTCAATGAAGGAACGACCCAT
Coding sequences:
- the mapta gene encoding microtubule-associated protein tau isoform X14 is translated as MDYNASNSYGSGDAVSASVANMSIHDQRHQENGVQMGHRGPGDAKMKEGEAALGGNDGRPVSDLSGAESSHEDELIPAEASAEKGGVRAESPQVERASAEEEGPLAAGGAASTAPAKMDNGSADKTPSATEPASSLKRASSVPRGGSTPTPASSRNGPSSIPVKTSSPGPRQPGAPKAPPAGAKARAPAQTGEHSGQSSPGTPKSPSSQTPTGKAGAEVNKVKKVAVVRSSPKSPGSLKSPRAPLAAAAPMPDLKNIRSKIGSTENIKHQPGGGKVQLLDQKVDFSNVQSKCGSKGNIKHVPGGGNVQILDKKVDFSNIQARCGSKDNLKHTPGGGKVQILDKKLDLSNVQSRCGSKDNIKHVPGGGNVQIVHKKIDLSNVTSKCGSKVNIHHKPGGGNVEIKNEKVEFRAQSKVGSLGNITHVPGGGVKKIESHKLTFRETAKARTDHGAEIVSLEDSPHQLSTVSSSGSINMADSPQLSTLADQVSASLAKQGL
- the mapta gene encoding microtubule-associated protein tau isoform X15 — protein: MDYNASNSYGSGDAVSASVANMSIHDQRHQENGVQMGHRGPGDAKMKEGEAALGGNDGRPVSDLSGAESSHEDELIPAEASAEKGGVRAESPQVERASAEEEGPLAGGAASTAPAKMDNGSADKTPSATEPASSLKRASSVPRGGSTPTPASSRNGPSSIPVKTSSPGPRQPGAPKAPPAGAKARAPAQTGEHSGQSSPGTPKSPSSQTPTGKAGAEVNKVKKVAVVRSSPKSPGSLKSPRAPLAAAAPMPDLKNIRSKIGSTENIKHQPGGGKVQLLDQKVDFSNVQSKCGSKGNIKHVPGGGNVQILDKKVDFSNIQARCGSKDNLKHTPGGGKVQILDKKLDLSNVQSRCGSKDNIKHVPGGGNVQIVHKKIDLSNVTSKCGSKVNIHHKPGGGNVEIKNEKVEFRAQSKVGSLGNITHVPGGGVKKIESHKLTFRETAKARTDHGAEIVSLEDSPHQLSTVSSSGSINMADSPQLSTLADQVSASLAKQGL
- the mapta gene encoding microtubule-associated protein tau isoform X22, which translates into the protein MDYNASNSYGSGDAVSASVANMSIHDQRHQENGVQMGHRGPGDAKMKAAGGAASTAPAKMDNGSADKTPSATEPASSLKRASSVPRGGSTPTPASSRNGPSSIPVKTSSPGPRQPGAPKAPPAGAKARAPAQTGEHSGQSSPGTPKSPSSQTPTGKAGAEVNKVKKVAVVRSSPKSPGSLKSPRAPLAAAAPMPDLKNIRSKIGSTENIKHQPGGGKVQILDKKVDFSNIQARCGSKDNLKHTPGGGKVQIVHKKIDLSNVTSKCGSKVNIHHKPGGGNVEIKNEKVEFRAQSKVGSLGNITHVPGGGVKKIESHKLTFRETAKARTDHGAEIVSLEDSPHQLSTVSSSGSINMADSPQLSTLADQVSASLAKQGL
- the mapta gene encoding microtubule-associated protein tau isoform X11, giving the protein MDYNASNSYGSGDAVSASVANMSIHDQRHQENGVQMGHRGPGDAKMKAAGGAASTEKPAGGAGGESEPAENGAAPEDVDSMGASCSLDPGSEGVEECGKRLNDSSWASEDLSSSSNMRQEEVASRGSPEWAGPADSQRAISLDASESAAEMSNQALVRSAALEDLTRVDDRSSWVNPAEAAAAAAASAFTGSSDSPPDVPHAEAEGKGSEGKGSERDGPPAPAPSGAAAEGGGVESPSQTGSRSQPHIRDDSGTPSAAVQTSELQKGSPQSSLSRKSLVPVLKAPAKMDNGSADKTPSATEPASSLKRASSVPRGGSTPTPASSRNGPSSIPVKTSSPGPRQPGAPKAPPAGAKARAPAQTGEHSGQSSPGTPKSPSSQTPTGKAGAEVNKVKKVAVVRSSPKSPGSLKSPRAPLAAAAPMPDLKNIRSKIGSTENIKHQPGGGKVQLLDQKVDFSNVQSKCGSKGNIKHVPGGGNVQILDKKVDFSNIQARCGSKDNLKHTPGGGKVQILDKKLDLSNVQSRCGSKDNIKHVPGGGNVQIVHKKIDLSNVTSKCGSKVNIHHKPGGGNVEIKNEKVEFRAQSKVGSLGNITHVPGGGVKKIESHKLTFRETAKARTDHGAEIVSLEDSPHQLSTVSSSGSINMADSPQLSTLADQVSASLAKQGL